One region of Sylvia atricapilla isolate bSylAtr1 chromosome Z, bSylAtr1.pri, whole genome shotgun sequence genomic DNA includes:
- the LOC136374501 gene encoding myogenesis-regulating glycosidase-like — protein MYTFLPESFTPVKQKPSKELRPMLGAILLGLMLFIAAVVAWCYYTVSLRKAERLKTELMDLRADGFVIRNQHGEVVFRLAFRSGSLDLESCSKEGEILSCSRSSRGPLNFFIQTVKPKDTVMCYRVRWEELAAGPAVEHTMFWEDAHWYGGSEMSTQHWPIRLAGYQEPVPYVTSDVYSFRDSFGGILERYWLSSKAAAIKINDSVPFHLGFNATERSLFFQARYKDSPYKPPPGQQPFPELSYRVCVGSDVTSIHKYMVRRYFNKPSKIPAENAFRYPIWSTWALYKNDIDQDKLLRFAEKIKKYHFNCSHIEIDDMYTQAYGDFDFDPVKFPNVTEMFAKLREDGFKVTLWTHPFINYNSSNFGVGIERQLFIKEPSGRLPAMVEWWNGIGAILDFTNPAARDWFQSHLRQLRHKYGISSFKFDAGETSYLPKQFSTFRPLSDPSIWSRRYTEMAIPFYELAEVRVGYQSQNISCFFRIIDRDSVWGYELGLKSLIPTVLTISMLGYPFISADMIGGNFFPNKTNGAVEIPDRELYVRWLELSAFMPSMQFSIPPWLYDKEVVEIAQKFTELHESLVAPLLLELAGEVTDTGDPIIRPIWWISPRDEATHRIDSQFLIGDTLMVAPVLEMGKQERDVYLPAGKWRSYKGELFEKTPVLLTDYPVDLDEVAYFLWVS, from the coding sequence ATGTACACCTTCCTGCCAGAGAGCTTCACACCGGTGAAGCAGAAGCCCTCCAAGGAGCTGAGGCCCATGTTAGGTGCCATCTTGCTGGGCCTCATGCTGTTCATTGCTGCGGTGGTGGCCTGGTGCTACTACACGGTGTCCCTGAGGAAGGCGGAGCGGCTCAAGACAGAGCTGATGGACCTGCGGGCGGACGGCTTCGTCATCCGCAACCAGCACGGGGAGGTGGTGTTCCGGCTGGCCTTCCGCTCGGGCAGCCTGGACCTGGAGTCGTGCTCCAAGGAGGGTGAGATCCTGAGCTGCTCGCGCTCCAGCCGGGGCCCACTCAACTTCTTCATCCAGACGGTGAAGCCCAAGGACACGGTGATGTGCTACCGCGTGCGCTGGGAGGAGCTGGCGGCTGGCCCGGCCGTGGAGCACACCATGTTCTGGGAGGACGCCCACTGGTACGGGGGCTCGGAGATGAGCACCCAGCACTGGCCCATCCGCCTGGCCGGCTACCAGGAGCCCGTGCCCTACGTGACCAGCGACGTCTACTCCTTCCGCGACAGCTTTGGCGGCATCCTCGAGCGCTACTGGCTCTCCTCCAAGGCGGCGGCCATCAAGATCAATGACTCCGTGCCCTTTCACCTGGGCTTCAACGCCACTGAGCGCTCCCTCTTCTTCCAGGCCCGCTACAAGGACTCACCCTATAAGCCCCCACCGGGCCAGCAGCCCTTTCCCGAGCTCAGCTACCGCGTCTGCGTGGGCTCCGATGTCACCTCCATTCACAAGTACATGGTGCGCAGGTACTTCAACAAGCCCTCCAAGATCCCTGCTGAGAACGCCTTCCGATACCCCATATGGTCCACATGGGCCCTCTACAAGAATGATATCGACCAGGATAAGCTCTTGCGGTTTGCTGAAAAGATCAAGAAGTACCATTTTAACTGCAGCCACATTGAGATTGATGACATGTACACACAAGCCTATGGGGACTTTGACTTTGACCCTGTTAAGTTCCCCAACGTAACAGAGATGTTTGCAAAGCTGAGGGAAGATGGGTTTAAGGTCACTCTGTGGACTCATCCTTTCATAAACTACAATTCCTCCAATTTTGGTGTGGGGATTGAGCGTCAGCTGTTCATCAAGGAGCCATCAGGGCGGCTGCCAGCCATGGTGGAGTGGTGGAACGGCATTGGGGCCATCCTGGACTTCACCAACCCAGCAGCCCGTGACTGGTTCCAGAGCCACCTGCGCCAGCTCCGGCACAAGTACGGCATCTCATCCTTCAAGTTTGATGCAGGCGAGACCAGCTACCTGCCCAAGCAGTTCAGCACCTTCCGCCCACTGTCGGACCCCAGCATCTGGTCCCGGCGCTACACGGAGATGGCCATTCCCTTCTACGAGCTGGCCGAGGTGCGTGTGGGCTACCAGTCACAGAACATCTCCTGCTTCTTCCGCATCATTGACCGCGACTCTGTCTGGGGCTACGAGCTTGGCCTCAAGTCCCTCATCCCCACCGTCCTCACCATCAGCATGCTGGGGTACCCCTTCATATCTGCTGACATGATAGGGGgcaattttttccccaataaaaCCAATGGGGCAGTGGAGATCCCCGACCGGGAGCTGTATGTGCGCTGGCTGGAGCTGTCGGCCTTCATGCCCTCCATGCAGTTCTCCATCCCGCCCTGGCTCTATGACAAGGAGGTGGTGGAGATCGCGCAGAAGTTCACGGAGCTCCATGAGTCGCTGGTGgctccactgctgctggagctggcggGGGAGGTCACCGACACAGGTGACCCCATCATCCGTCCCATCTGGTGGATCTCACCCCGTGACGAGGCCACTCACCGCATCGACTCCCAGTTCCTCATTGGGGACACCCTCATGGTGGCTCCTGTGCTGGAGATGGGCAAGCAGGAGCGAGATGTCTACCTGCCAGCGGGCAAGTGGCGCAGCTACAAGGGGGAGCTGTTTGAGAAGACTCCAGTGCTGCTCACCGACTACCCCGTTGACCTGGACGAAGTTGCCTATTTCCTCTGGGTTTCCTAA
- the LOC136373748 gene encoding myogenesis-regulating glycosidase-like yields the protein MDTWITHRLGKHGNFPKGDAKERHLTENVPPVKQKPSKELRPMLGAILLGLMLFIAAVVAWCYYTVSLRKAERLKTELMDLRADGFVIRNQHGEVVFRLAFRSGSLDLESCSKEGEILSCSRSSRGPLNFFIQTVKPKDTVMCYRVRWEELAAGPAVEHTMFWEDAHWYGGSEMSTQHWPIRLAGYQEPVPYVTSDVYSFRDSFGGILERYWLSSKAAAIKINDSVPFHLGFNATERSLFFQARYKDSPYKPPPGQQPFPELSYRVCVGSDVTSIHKYMVRRYFNKPSKIPAENAFRYPIWSTWALYKKDINQDKVLNFARDIKKYHFNCSHIEIDDMYTQAYGDFDFDPVKFPNVTEMFAKLREDGFKVTLWTHPFINYNSSNFGVGIERQLFIKEPSGRLPAMVEWWNGIGAILDFTNPAARDWFQSHLRQLRHKYGISSFKFDAGETSYLPKQFSTFRPLSDPSIWSRRYTEMAIPFYELAEVRVGYQSQNISCFFRIIDRDSVWGYELGLKSLIPTVLTISMLGYPFVLPDMIGGNFLTNKTEGAVEIPDRELYVRWLELSAFMPSMQFSIPPWLYDKEVVEIAQKFTELHESLVAPLLLELAGEVTDTGDPIIRPIWWISPRDEATHRIDSQFLIGDTLMVAPVLEMGKQERDVYLPAGKWRSYKGELFEKTPVLLTDYPVDLDEVAYFLWVS from the coding sequence ATGGACACTTGGATTACCCACCGCTTGGGAAAACATGGAAACTTTCCAAAGGGGGATGCCAAAGAAAGGCACTTGACTGAAAATGTCCCACCGGTGAAGCAGAAGCCCTCCAAGGAGCTGAGGCCCATGTTAGGTGCCATCTTGCTGGGCCTCATGCTGTTCATTGCTGCGGTGGTGGCCTGGTGCTACTACACGGTGTCCCTGAGGAAGGCGGAGCGGCTCAAGACAGAGCTGATGGACCTGCGGGCGGACGGCTTCGTCATCCGCAACCAGCACGGGGAGGTGGTGTTCCGGCTGGCCTTCCGCTCGGGCAGCCTGGACCTGGAGTCGTGCTCCAAGGAGGGCGAGATCCTGAGCTGCTCGCGCTCCAGCCGGGGCCCACTCAACTTCTTCATCCAGACGGTGAAGCCCAAGGACACGGTGATGTGCTACCGCGTGCGCTGGGAGGAGCTGGCGGCTGGCCCGGCCGTGGAGCACACCATGTTCTGGGAGGACGCCCACTGGTACGGGGGCTCGGAGATGAGCACCCAGCACTGGCCCATCCGCCTGGCCGGCTACCAGGAGCCCGTGCCCTACGTGACCAGCGACGTCTACTCCTTCCGCGACAGCTTTGGTGGCATCCTCGAGCGCTACTGGCTCTCCTCCAAGGCGGCGGCCATCAAGATCAATGACTCCGTGCCCTTTCACCTGGGCTTCAACGCCACTGAGCGCTCCCTCTTCTTCCAGGCCCGCTACAAGGACTCACCCTATAAGCCCCCACCGGGCCAGCAGCCCTTTCCCGAGCTCAGCTACCGCGTCTGCGTGGGCTCCGATGTCACCTCCATTCACAAGTACATGGTGCGCAGGTACTTCAACAAGCCCTCCAAGATCCCTGCTGAGAACGCCTTCCGATACCCCATATGGTCCACATGGGCCCTCTACAAAAAAGATATAAACCAGGATAAAGTTTTGAATTTCGCAAGAGACATTAAGAAGTACCATTTTAACTGCAGCCACATTGAGATTGATGACATGTACACACAAGCCTATGGGGACTTTGACTTTGACCCTGTTAAGTTCCCCAACGTAACAGAGATGTTTGCAAAGCTGAGGGAAGATGGGTTTAAGGTCACTCTGTGGACTCATCCTTTCATAAACTACAATTCCTCCAATTTTGGTGTGGGGATTGAGCGTCAGCTGTTCATCAAGGAGCCATCAGGGCGGCTGCCAGCCATGGTGGAGTGGTGGAACGGCATTGGGGCCATCCTGGACTTCACCAACCCAGCAGCCCGTGACTGGTTCCAGAGCCACCTGCGCCAGCTCCGGCACAAGTACGGCATCTCATCCTTCAAGTTTGATGCAGGCGAGACCAGCTACCTGCCCAAGCAGTTCAGCACCTTCCGCCCACTGTCGGACCCCAGCATCTGGTCCCGGCGCTACACGGAGATGGCCATTCCCTTCTACGAGCTGGCCGAGGTGCGTGTGGGCTACCAGTCACAGAACATCTCCTGCTTCTTCCGCATCATTGACCGCGACTCTGTCTGGGGCTACGAGCTTGGCCTCAAGTCCCTCATCCCCACCGTCCTCACCATCAGCATGCTGGGGTACCCATTTGTACTGCCAGATATGATTGGAGGAAACTTCCTCACTAACAAGACGGAGGGTGCAGTGGAGATCCCCGACCGGGAGCTGTATGTGCGCTGGCTGGAGCTGTCGGCCTTCATGCCCTCCATGCAGTTCTCCATCCCACCCTGGCTCTATGACAAGGAGGTGGTGGAGATCGCGCAGAAGTTCACGGAGCTCCATGAGTCGCTGGTGgctccactgctgctggagctggcggGGGAGGTCACCGACACAGGTGACCCCATCATCCGTCCCATCTGGTGGATCTCACCCCGTGACGAGGCCACTCACCGCATCGACTCCCAGTTCCTCATTGGGGACACCCTCATGGTGGCTCCTGTGCTGGAGATGGGCAAGCAGGAGCGAGATGTCTACCTGCCAGCGGGCAAGTGGCGCAGCTACAAGGGGGAGCTGTTTGAGAAGACTCCAGTGCTGCTCACCGACTACCCCGTTGACCTGGACGAAGTTGCCTATTTCCTCTGGGTTTCCTAA